In Stigmatella aurantiaca, one genomic interval encodes:
- a CDS encoding lysoplasmalogenase, giving the protein MSTAVSSTPLMKSRERLMYVLLIGASALNLSINLIADVMYPIEDVKQPPSLPAWMPLLIAISKPMIVPSLAGILYLSRQGTASTIRWGAFYVALFFCWIGDIALLFEESNYFFIGLGSFGVGHIFFIRSYLLLDRRAIQWKSFAYGLPFIVYGYTLYSIIYHQLMLPKEPHTENPTAQALAIAGYMVVLLSNGMTGSLRLRLKHKPSSSTSILAGIVLFVQSDSIIAVTEYVSVLPIERFAIMATYILGLCLMVHGCILDSQESEQQQPSSFAAA; this is encoded by the coding sequence ATGTCCACTGCTGTCAGCAGCACTCCTCTCATGAAGAGCCGTGAGAGGCTCATGTACGTACTTCTCATCGGGGCATCCGCCCTCAATTTGAGCATCAACCTCATCGCCGATGTGATGTATCCGATCGAGGATGTGAAGCAGCCTCCGTCTCTGCCGGCGTGGATGCCGCTGCTGATCGCGATCTCCAAGCCGATGATCGTGCCTTCGCTCGCGGGCATCCTCTATCTGAGCAGACAAGGAACCGCGTCGACCATTCGTTGGGGAGCTTTCTATGTGGCTCTCTTCTTCTGCTGGATCGGCGACATCGCCCTGCTGTTCGAGGAGTCGAACTACTTCTTCATCGGTCTGGGCTCGTTCGGCGTGGGCCACATCTTCTTCATCCGGTCCTACCTGCTCCTCGATCGCCGCGCGATTCAGTGGAAGTCCTTCGCGTATGGGCTGCCGTTCATCGTCTACGGCTACACCCTCTACTCCATCATCTACCACCAGCTGATGCTCCCGAAGGAACCTCACACGGAGAATCCCACCGCGCAGGCCCTGGCCATCGCCGGCTACATGGTCGTGCTGCTCTCCAACGGAATGACTGGCTCTCTCCGCCTGCGGCTGAAGCACAAGCCTTCGTCCTCCACCTCCATCCTGGCAGGCATCGTACTGTTCGTGCAGTCCGACAGCATTATCGCCGTGACGGAGTACGTGAGCGTGCTGCCGATCGAGCGGTTCGCCATCATGGCGACGTACATCCTCGGACTGTGCCTGATGGTCCACGGCTGCATCCTCGACTCCCAAGAGAGTGAGCAGCAGCAGCCCTCCAGCTTCGCCGCCGCCTGA
- a CDS encoding NADH:flavin oxidoreductase, with the protein MANTSHGDVIFREVAFPNLKVKNRIFRSNVSGKFDNYDGSGTQTRINWETKFARGGVGAIVSSYVPVHRSGRIMPNYATLESDDRIPFWRQLVSEVHKYDCRYIIQLSHSGRQRDQPGVENQFTTAASSTDKKDPFHGILCRAMSAQEIKEVISWFGQAARRAREAGADGAELHAANGYLITQFLSSGINDRKDEYGGSLENRARFALAIVKEIRRVVGDDFHLQFKISAVDHNDAPFFYEKKGNSLEESIQICKWLEQAGVDAFHVSTGSMFPHPLNPVGPSFPYSTAARTYETMLSSGVLTLRNYALFRYRILNGLFGFLWNRLVKQKAQQNAALHRQLGVGSDVTDLEGLNVAEAREIRKSVGVPVICTGGFQNASLIRKVIEEGFCDAVSIARPLIANNDLVNTYFAKGRDLPARPCTHCNKCLVNAIENPLGCYDVSRFDGDYSRMINEVMSVFHPTAFDESREEDPREEVKCHVA; encoded by the coding sequence ATGGCAAACACTTCGCACGGCGATGTCATCTTCCGGGAGGTGGCGTTCCCGAACTTGAAGGTTAAGAACCGCATCTTCCGCTCCAACGTCTCAGGCAAGTTCGACAACTATGACGGGAGCGGGACGCAGACCCGGATCAACTGGGAGACGAAGTTCGCGCGGGGCGGTGTCGGCGCGATCGTGTCCTCGTACGTGCCGGTGCATCGCAGTGGGCGCATCATGCCCAACTACGCCACCCTTGAGAGTGATGACCGCATCCCCTTCTGGCGCCAGCTCGTGTCGGAGGTGCATAAGTACGACTGCCGGTACATCATCCAGCTGAGCCACTCTGGGCGACAGCGCGATCAGCCTGGCGTGGAGAACCAGTTCACCACGGCGGCGAGCTCCACGGATAAGAAGGATCCGTTCCACGGGATCCTGTGCCGGGCGATGTCCGCGCAGGAGATCAAGGAGGTGATTTCCTGGTTCGGGCAGGCCGCGCGCCGCGCGCGGGAGGCGGGAGCGGATGGGGCCGAGCTGCACGCCGCCAACGGCTACCTCATCACCCAGTTTCTCAGCTCCGGCATCAATGACCGGAAGGACGAGTACGGCGGCTCGCTGGAGAACCGGGCGCGCTTTGCCCTGGCCATTGTCAAGGAGATCCGCCGGGTGGTGGGTGACGACTTCCACCTGCAGTTCAAGATCAGCGCGGTGGACCACAACGACGCCCCCTTCTTCTACGAGAAGAAGGGCAACTCGCTCGAGGAGAGCATCCAGATCTGCAAGTGGCTGGAGCAGGCCGGGGTGGATGCGTTCCACGTTTCCACCGGGAGCATGTTCCCGCACCCGCTGAACCCTGTGGGCCCGTCGTTCCCGTACTCCACCGCAGCACGCACCTATGAGACGATGTTGTCCAGCGGGGTGCTCACCCTGCGCAACTACGCGCTGTTCCGGTACCGGATCCTCAACGGGCTGTTCGGCTTCCTGTGGAACCGCCTCGTCAAGCAGAAGGCCCAGCAGAACGCGGCGCTCCACAGGCAGCTCGGCGTCGGCAGCGACGTCACCGACCTAGAGGGACTCAACGTCGCCGAGGCCCGGGAGATCCGCAAGAGCGTCGGCGTCCCGGTGATCTGCACCGGCGGGTTCCAGAATGCCTCGCTGATTCGCAAGGTCATCGAGGAGGGGTTCTGCGACGCGGTCTCTATTGCCCGCCCCCTCATCGCCAACAACGATCTCGTTAACACCTACTTCGCCAAGGGCAGGGATCTGCCTGCCCGGCCCTGCACCCACTGCAACAAGTGCCTGGTCAATGCCATCGAGAACCCACTGGGTTGCTACGACGTCAGCCGGTTCGATGGCGACTACAGCCGGATGATCAATGAGGTGATGTCCGTGTTTCACCCCACGGCGTTCGACGAGTCGCGCGAGGAGGATCCGCGCGAGGAGGTGAAGTGTCATGTCGCGTGA